In Cryptococcus decagattii chromosome 1, complete sequence, the sequence TGCTTCGAGAAGTTGACTAAAGTGTCTGCGGTATCGTTGCAAAGCAAGTAAGAGAGGGTGACCATTCGAAACCTTGCTTACAACCGGTTGATATCTACGAGGCTGTTTAGCGTACATCCACTGGCGGTTACGGGGTCGAAGGTGCGAGGGGAGTGGACGCCTCAGTTGACCAAGCGCGCGAGTACGCCAGTCAAATCGAGTGTTGCCATCAGGAGGATACCCGTCCGCCGCGAGAGACATAGCGACAGGAATGTCTTTCATACGAGTTGAGTGGTCAACTGGTGATTTACCGCTTTCAACTGTAAGACTGAAGGTGGGCTGCGTGTTTTCGTCCTTCTTGGGTAGATAATCAAGGGCGGCAAAGAAGTCCGGAAATTCGTCCATTGGTGGAGGTGTGGGCAACGATATATTTAGAGCCTCATCCCAGCTGATATTCTCATCTGGTGGGGCATAATCGGCATCAACCCAGTCCTTGATCACGTCAAGTTTCTCCATTTTCAGATTTTGCAGGTCGAGGTCAGGAGCGACTTCTCCGGCAAAAACATCGTCAAAATGCTGGTCATCTGCAGAAACAGACAGCTTCTGTAGCTCTGCATCGCTGACTTGGGTCTCATCCCTCGCAGGTAACATCTTTGCTGCTTGCTTCAGCTTATTTGTGAAATCTGGGCCGTTACGAAAACGTGACGAGCGGAAAGGTGGTACTAAACGCGGAGGCGGTGTGAAGTCATCTGTTTTCCCTGGCACAGGTGCTGTCCAAGGTTGGGGAGGTGGCGGGGGTGATACCCAATGGTGGCTGGTAGACAGGTTCCAGTCTGGTAAAGGTTGAGCGCGACGTGTCAACGAGGTGTGGAACGCCTGATTCAGGTGATTCCTACGCATCACTGGAAGCGAAACACGCGCTGACAAATATTTAGTGGGTAATTTGTAAGTGGCGAGCTTGTGGATTGGTGAATACAAGGCGTGGCTGCTCTGTAATATGGGCGGCTTGAACGAAGCGCGAGTGCCCCCGGCACAATCCCGGGGCAAAGACAGGCTTTGTGGGCGTCGCAGTTTGGCGGGTGGAGGGCGGCGAAGGGTAAGCTATGGATACAATGGCGACATGTGGCTATTtatggagaggaaggaaagaaagaacgAACAATAGACTATAAGAGCATTTGTTGACAATCCGTCCGTCGGTGCGCCCACGCAAGGGGAATTGCTACAAAAATCCTTCAGGCACCACTCTAATCTCGCCGCACATCACGACTCAAAGAGATATACATGTTTGCCTTATATTCTGCTCATGTACACTAATGAATGATAATAAGGAAAGGAACTTCATCTCATCTATGCTGCAACGTCTGAGCCTATAATTCTCTATCTACTGATACACCCGTAATAATCCGTTGTACAGCAACTCATATCTACGCTCGAGGCACGCGGTCGTCAACAAAAGGGTGAGGACCTTGAGTAATATTGAGGTCAATGATGTTGCCGGTAGAAAGGTCATAGAGCTATATGAACATCAGTCAATTAGTCACGTTAAGCTATAGAATGCAACTCACCCAGCCGTGGACGAAAACTTCTCGGAACTCGCCCTTCCTGGCCTTTTCCCAAGCTCCTTGGATGGTCTACACTTGCTATGAGTGATCCATAGATCTGACCATATGAGGCGCAAACTTACAGGGCTGTTAACAACGTTCTTTACGGCCATCTTGACGTTCTCCTTGATCAAATCGTTCACATCGCTTCCCTCGGGCAAAGAATGCCTCAACCTGATGATGGGCTCGAGATATCGTACCAAAGGAGTCGCACCGGGGTTTTCCTCGGTAGGGAGAGGCTGATCGAATGCAGCAATACAGCCACCACAGCCGGTGTGACCAACGACCATGACTGATGGCATTCCAAGTCAGTCCATAGAGGCTTGGCAATACTAACAGGGGTAAAAAGATACGTACCGTGGGTGACACCAACGTTCATGATGGCATAGTTGagaagagcttgagaagAGTCGTCCTCCGGCTTGAACTGGTTGGCAACGTTCCTCTACAGACAAGCAAGCTTTTCTCAGCCTTCTATTCCGCACCGCATTCTATGCGCGTACGACATTGGCCGAAGTTGGGAAGGTAAAAACATACCTGAACAAACACGTCTCCGGGTTTACGAGCCATGATAGCAACCTCTGGAACTCGGGAGTCGGCGCATCCAATCCAGAGGAAGTTGGGAGCCTGCGTTGCCATGTGTTAGCTTTCCAATGTTTTTAAGTTCCAACGATAGATGTTGCTCACCTGGCCCTTGACCTGCTCGGCCATGAACTCGGGCTCCTCAGAAGTGACCTTTCTGGCCCAGTACCTATTCCCTTCGAGGACTTCTCTAATCTCCTTGAATTTCTGGGCAGCCACAGAGTGCTCCAGATCCATATCAATCTCGTCGGAGGGCTTGAGGGGTTCAGCGTGGAAAGGCATGTTGGCGATGCTGGTAGTGCTTATAGATCTAAATAAAGAAATGAGGGGAAGTTGACGGAGATCAAATGTGGGTCTTGGCAGCGTGCTGAATGAAAGATGAGCTCCGTGGGAGGCCAGCCGAGCTATATATAGGGATTGTGTTATGGGAGAGATGGCTCTGACGCGTGATGTGGGTATTTTTGCGGTGAACAGCGGGCGACCGTGGCTCGCTGGGAAGGGTATTGTGGTTATATGCACCGCGTGCGGTAGAGCTGATCGGGGAAGCGGAGGCCGGGAAATGTGGTTGGGAGCGGAGAGCTGGACGCTGGAAAAGAAGACGCAGCGACAGAAGCTCTCAAACAGATTTGTAGGCTTTATCGGCTAGTGACTCAAAAAAAACCCCAACAATGCCCCGATTGCCTCATCAGTTTAATTTAGGTGCCTGGGGGAGGTTCCTGACCCTTAAATCTGGGGCGGCGGGCGCCGGCCCATGCTACCATGTACTCGTTATTCTGAGGGGCCTTTCCCATAGGGGGATCCTTCTCATCAATGCCGGTACGGGACGGAATGCCGTTTGGATATCCCGTAATCCGTTACTCCCCCAACAAGAATAACTGTAACTAGGTCAGTCACCCTTTTCTAATGTTTCTTTGCTTTCGCTGGAACATGAAGAACCAGCAGAACGAGTCGCTGCTCGATGCTGTTAGGGATGCTAAGCATTGTGTGTCCATCAATTTTCTGGTATGTCCTTTTATTTATCTGTCCATATAGAAAGTATGTAGAGACTTCATTCAACATTTATCATTTATCTATCTATATCTTCTCATTTACGCTTTTCGGCTTTAGTGCCTGGCAGGAATTACTATATGACACCGGTCCTACTTGTACTATATATTTTTCCCGCAATCAGGCCACGACTGCCCCTCATTGGCTTATGAACTTCAAAACGATACTCAGAATGCCATTTACTCTTCAAACTATTCCACTTGTTTACATTGAGGACAGGCACCATCCACGCTTCGTTCGCCTATGCCGACATTTGAGTCGATTCCGGTCCAGTAAACTCGGGCTTTTCTGTTTTCCAGATCATGCTTCCAACCCCTTAAGCAAATAAACAGCTTCCACATTGGTTTACGTCTCGACCGTCACTATCTCAACCTCAGACAAATAGATTGCGTAAGGATGATTGAATAACCCTTGTAAATTGTTTGGCGTCCTCATACACCTCAAGTCCACAGCCAGTAAATTCGCGGAGCTGGAGAGCCCGTACAAGCACACTTCATCGGCAATGGGGCTTCGCGTAGCGTTGATTAGGACGGAAGAATGTTAAGACTGGGAAATGACGTGATCGGTGTCTGGGTTGATAGGGAGGTTGAGTGATACGATACCACCTCGTCTATGTCAAGCAATCCATCAAGCTATTCAAATACTCAGCTCTGaacttctttcccttctgCTAAATCAATACTTCATCTGTTGTGATATGACATTCTCATACCAAACAGCTCTGTTTGTCTTATCAAAGCGGTTCTGATACCACGTATGTTGACGGCCTTGATTTTGAGAAAAAGAGTTAAGAGTTATAGGACCGTCGAAAGGCACCGATGACGAGGAACATGGCAATTTCTACATGGCGACGCCGACAATGGAAGGGAATTTGGAAGTCTGGATATTTTTAGTGGTACAAGATACAAGATACAATGTCGATCTGGTCGCTGAAAAGGTCAGTTACGCATCTGTCTACCTCCTTCTTTAGAGAACATGATAATTATACGGCACCGTTATGATAGAAAATGAATTTGAGATCCACTATTTAGGAGCTTATTACTAGACACCAGCATTTCCGGCTATTTCCCGTTGTTTGACACTTCCTGCCAACCGTGGGAAAGCGGCGAGGCGCGGGAGTTGTCGACACGACCGTAGACTGCCAGCTCGACCACAGATTTAATGAGATGGATCGTTGTCGAGATGGCTCGAAGGAAGGACATTGAACACTGTACCAAATGTCTGGTCAAAATCCGTCTAGCCCAGCCTTGGGACAGCGGAAAGGTCTTGTAAGCCACGGCGTCGATCTGGTGCGAGCATTGTTAGTCGACCGACGATATTTTTGGCACAccgccttcctcctctttctgGGCGAGGCTGCGTTGAGCCTGTTAGTGATATGTAAAATTCCTTGTAAGTTTATTAGAAAATCTTTGGATCTATATTGATTGATTTGAAAGATACAAAGATAGACTGGCCGGCGTACATGCAACAAGTAGATATGTTCCTTGCCGGCGAAAGGGATTATTCTAAGATTGAAGGGGAGACAGGACCTCTGGTGTACGTCTGCCATTCCTTAACATCTATGATGCCAACGAAACTTGTAACTCAGCTATCCCGCCTTGCACTTGTACATATACACCGCCTTTCACTGTCTCCTACCATCCATCGAAAATGTTCGTCCCGCCCAATTCGTCTTTCTCGTGTTCTATCTCGCCACGTTTTTGGCTGTGTGCACGATCTACTATCTCGCCGGACGTCCATCGAATGGGGGCCGTCATTTTCCGCAGATGCTACTTATCCCTTTGACCCTCTCTAAGAGAGCCCACTCAATATTCTTGCTTCGACTGTTCAATGATCCCATCGCTATGCTCATTTTTTATCTTTCCGTGATCGCTTTGCAAATTGGTGGTCGGAAGGGCTGGAGGCTAGGATGCGTGCTTTTCAGGTTAGTTTTTTGACTTGAAACTGCTCTAGGGCTAATTTTTTAGTCTCGCACTGGGAGTCAAGATGAACATCCTCAATTTTTTGCCCGGCCTACTCGTTCTCCTTTTTCAGTATCGCGGCATTGTCGGCACAATGGAAGGCCTCTCGATCATCGGCCTTATCCAGTTTGTTCTCCCTGCTCCATTTTTCTTTGCGAAAAGCGACCCCCACCTCTTGAAAGCCTACTTCACTTCTGCTTTTGATTTCTCACGACAGTTCTTGTATGAATGGACAGTCAACTGGAGATTCATCAGTGAAGAGGCATTCTTAAGCAGGGAGAGGGCCGTGGCTCTACTTGCAGGGCATGTGAGTAGTGCGAACGATGGTCGTATATGGCGGCTGACTAGGACACCGCAATGTAGCTTACGGTCTTGGGGTTGTTTGCAGCATTCAAATGGTCACCGGTGCCGGGCGGCACTTTGAAGGTACTGCGGAAAGGGTTCTCTAACCCTTTAAACCAAGCTTTAGAGGTTTCGCAGGTACCAGCCTATCGTATGTGCTCTGACTACAGGGCAAGGTTTTTGACTTATTGACACTGCAACAGATATTCCATTAGTCTTGTTTTCAGCCAATCTTATAGGCATGCTCTTTGCCCGTTCTTTGCACTACCAATTTCACTCGTGGTATTTCCATCAGTTACCTTTCTTACTCTATTCGGGTGCTGGTTGGGGCAATACGCTGACCAGGTGAGTATCCTGCGGCTTTGGATACATCAGCTCACACAAAGTAGTGTCATGATATGGGTTGCTGTGCAATATGCGTGGGAAACGGCCCCATCCACAATTAGCACTTCTACTGCGCTTTTAGCTGGGCACGGGACAATGGTTTTGGGACTTTTTTTCCATGGAATGAAACAGCAGTCATCAAAACAGAAATTTAAGACCAAATAATTTTCACCATTACGTAGCTATTGTATGCATGGATAAGAAACAACTTTGTGTAATGATAATGATAATGGTACATTATAATTCCTCTATTTTGTCAAACGAATATTCCCTTGGCTCGCGAAGAGACGTCTCACATCCCACCAGTTGTTACTTCTCCTTTCACTGGTATCCCAATCTCTCAGAGCAGCTTCTGTTGCGTTTTCGCCATGACCTTCTTCTAGGTCGGTCTGCAAAGCGCTATTATCTTCTCCATGTATGATTGCACCGAGGCCAAGTGGCCCGTCACTTCGACGTCTTCGatttctttccccttccccatGGTGGTGATGCTCACTCATACTTCCCGAGCGCAAGACAAACCCCGGGCTTGCTGCTCCTAAACCAATAGAGAACCCCATCGGTGCACCATGAGAACCAATGTCATGGAGAAGAGACCCATATCTGGGGCCTTTATGGCGGTGATGATGGGCATGTGAAGATGAATGAGAGCGGGAGTGGAAGAAACGAGGAGACATAGGCGAATGAGGAGACGATGGCGATGGAGCAAAGACTGGTTGATAGCGCCCTGTCGGTGTGGGGGGTAAAAAACCTGTTCCTATGTCATGATGGGGAAGTGGCCAGTGACTGTCATCGTCTTGCGGTTCTTCTGTAAACCCTCTTCCCAGCAAAGTCGCTCCTTCCCCAGCTTCCAGCTCGTCTCTGCTCTCATGTGAGGAAATGGAGGTGCTATCCGAGATCATATCTTCCTCAGCCCATGTACCCACTTCCACATTACCTTCAGGTTGAATGGCCGAGACAACCCATACACCGAGCAGAAGAATCGCAGTGCCAAATGAGACGAGAAGAATCTGATAAGTTGCAAGTTGCCGAAATTGATTATAAAAAATCAATCCATCTATTCAACATCAGTCTTTACTCTCATGCCTTGAAATTACGACACTTACCGAAAATCGAGGATAAATTGAAGAAACAGAATGCTAACGGACACACTAATGCCGGCCCTGTGAATTTCAGGCTGTGATGCAGATACCAGACCTGCGCGACGGCAATGATGTTCATCCCCAACATCAGAACCCACGTTTGAGGCCTTGCAAATTCATTACGACCGACGCCTGTTCGCCAGTGGTCGATCGTTTTCATGAATAATTCAACCGTTGCCTTCGCCAGGACAAGGCATAATCCGGACAGTGTACCTGCTGCAGCAGCAAAAGCAAGGCCACAAAGAGTAAGGGTCCGAGTGTGGGAAGATTCGGCGGTGGGTTTGGGCGACACTTCATGAATGTAATGTGGAACAGAAAGTGAAAGGGATTTTTGCGGAGACGGGTTTTTCAAGGCAAGACGAGAGTTATCGTCTTTCACGGTAGGCTTCGTGTACTCATCTTCGTGGTCATCAGAATTGGAGGCTGATCGATGCCGAGCGTTCGTAGGGCGGAAAGGAATAGCAACAGTTGAGCGGGGAGAAGCATAATTGCTTGGTACGGAGACAGGAGTTGATGCACCGGACAAGGTGATTTGGTTCGACTGATGACGATAAGCGTGCCAGCTCGCAATGTGGGCCTGAGGATAATGATCAGTATCATGACACTGGATCAAAGGGGCATTACTCACAACCGCCAAGACCGCTGTGACTGCAGTCAACACAATTGTAAAGAAAGCTACAAATGGGCCTCTTTTGAGCAGTAAGAGTAGCTCGTCCAGGCCGTGCTCTTCATCAGGAACTACGCCAAATACAGCAATCATAACCGCTCCTCCAGCTACTAAAGCTGTTCCGATCACCCAGCTCATACCAAACTTGTCGCCCAAAAGCATATGGGCAAATAGGGCATTGAAGACCAGCGAGACAGCGCCTAATGGTGCCAGGATAACAATGGGTAGCGCGTCCAGCTGGAAGAATGTGGCAAAGACGTTGGAAGTCATATATATAATGAAACCGATAAGCCATAACGGGCGCCGTATTGCTGGCCGACGAGCAGACAAGGGTAAAAGATCTTCCTGGATATGAGATTTACGCTGAATAGTAAGGCCTGGAGTACGTTGAGAAGATTAACCTATTTGAGGCCATTTTCGAGAATCTTTTATTACTCACCAAGCGATTGCACGAAAGAACAAGCCAAGCCAATCAAGATGGCAACGAAGACTGGGATCCCACTCATAATTACTGTCGTCAAGCCAAATGGTACAAGGCCTTGTGGTGCAATGGCAAAAAGCACTACTGAACGAATTTCAGTGTTTGAGAAAGCCGAACTAGGTGGGCATCTATTTTTCTGGAGCTGAGGATATGGACAGAAATGACAAAGGTAAGCAAATGTGAGGAATGGCCGACTGCACGACGGGCGGATCGATATTAATACAACAGAGTCTAAAAcacctctttctctcgCAGCGCGAGCCAAGTCAGTCAAGGGCAGCACGCGTTCGAATGAATGAACACAGATCGGGACCACATGACATTTTGATCTTTTTATTTCGGACACACCAAACACCGCCTTCTTTTGAATGTGGGTAATCTTAAAATGCTCACTAGAGAAATAAGGTCAACCCTGTAGTGGGGAGGCCCTAAGCTCTTGTATCTGTATTTGGCATGAGTACCTACATCGCTTGTCGTGCGCATCGATTGCAGCATGACACAAGCAAAATTGAGCATCCTTTTATGTCATTCGTGCGCTTACCACAATCTCGGATGAATCATACTACTGTATTTCACCATGAACTTTTGTATATTACATCACAACCATTGCATGTCCTCTTAATCTAGGAGGTGCCCAATGAGCGGGCAAGCAGCGTTTGGCTCCGTTCCGCTATCTTGCAAATATATAATATAGTATGTTTAGGCTTTGCGCCCCTGCTAATAAGAAAGAAGTGAGACAAGTGGTTTCTAAAAGAGCAAAGGGGAATTAAGTAATTAAATCCAGCAAATACCTATCGCCGACAGCTTAGCTGTCATCATGTCATCGTTCAGCTAAAACTGTCTACAAAACGTAGCCGGAGAACGATGACACAATAGGTGACTCTCACCACTTCGCTAACTATCGAGGCGCACAACGCAGCATTAGAGGATCGGTCACAAACAGAACACGAAGATTCTGcgatcttcttcaaaacaTATGCATTGACAAAAGATGATAATGCGGTGTTGAACGCTCTCCTCTAGATAGTCTATGGGTTACAACTGTACGGAGATCCAGGGAGATACAATAGCTTGAATTGTTGAAATGccaaaaagagaaagaaagcaGCCAAATAAAGTTGATATACTACGATGAACCTTGGGTATATGGAATGAAAATTTGTTTGAGAATCGAAGGGCACGAGTTGAACGTGAACCCTTCTTGCTCGTCCGTTGAGGACAGCTTTTGCGCCTTTCACACTCATCGATCCCTCCCTTCTAATGGCAGTACTTCCAAAGACCTAAGCACTAACCATACCCTTCACACCCTCAACAATCCCCTCAACAGAACCCTTCACGCCCCCCACCACTTTTCCGACAGTCGTTTGATTAAGTAAGAACGGCTCGAAGATTGACATGCCATCTCGGAAGTCATTGGCGACGATGTTGACGAGATAGGAAGTGTTCATGGTGTCAGTGATGAGTTTACGAGAAGGAGAGCCGGCGGGGTAAAGGTGAGCCCACTGCAGACCGAGTTCGAATGCTTCATCTTTCCAGGCGATGAAAGAGA encodes:
- a CDS encoding dol-P-Man:Man(5)GlcNAc(2)-PP-Dol alpha-1,3-mannosyltransferase; protein product: MSGQNPSSPALGQRKGLVSHGVDLVRALLVDRRYFWHTAFLLFLGEAALSLLVICKIPYTKIDWPAYMQQVDMFLAGERDYSKIEGETGPLVYPALHLYIYTAFHCLLPSIENVRPAQFVFLVFYLATFLAVCTIYYLAGRPSNGGRHFPQMLLIPLTLSKRAHSIFLLRLFNDPIAMLIFYLSVIALQIGGRKGWRLGCVLFSLALGVKMNILNFLPGLLVLLFQYRGIVGTMEGLSIIGLIQFVLPAPFFFAKSDPHLLKAYFTSAFDFSRQFLYEWTVNWRFISEEAFLSRERAVALLAGHLTVLGLFAAFKWSPVPGGTLKVLRKGFSNPLNQALEVSQVPAYHIPLVLFSANLIGMLFARSLHYQFHSWYFHQLPFLLYSGAGWGNTLTSVMIWVAVQYAWETAPSTISTSTALLAGHGTMVLGLFFHGMKQQSSKQKFKTK